A stretch of DNA from Synechococcus sp. JA-3-3Ab:
TGGGCCGCATAGAAATACCCAGCAGGAGCTGTCATCTCCCGCGCCACCCATTCCACCGTCAGGCGCACCGCCCGCTCGATGGCCGCATCCTGGATCCCGTGGGCCCACAGCTCGGAGAGAAACTCCAAGATCTGGCCGTTGTCGTAGAGCATTTTTTCAAAGTGGGGCACCGTCCAGGTGGGATCCACGGTGTAGCGGTGAAACCCGCCGGCCACATGGTCGAAGATCCCTCCTAACACCAAGGCCATCCCTCGCTCCTTGGCCCGTTCTAGCGCCGTCGGCGAGCCGGGGATCCCTTCTGGCGGGTCGAAGCGGGCCGAGCGCAACACCAACTGGGCGTAGGGCATCATGGGAAACTGCTGCACTGCCCCGGCGTTGGCCAGCAAGGGTTGGATTTTGGGGATCCCGGAGCGCAACAGGTCAGGGGGAATATGGTCTTCCGGCACCAGGTCGCTGAGGGTGGTCAGGGCCGCCAAGATTTGGCCCTTCATGTCCTCGATTTTGTCTTTTTCCTGGCGGTAAAACTGCAGGATGCGCTGCAGTACGGTCAGAAACCCCGGCCGGCCAAAGCGAGGCTCCACCGGAAAATAGGTGCCCGCGTAGAACGGCACCAGGTCGTCGGGCGTGAGGAAGACATTGAGGGGCCACCCCCCCTGCCCGCTCATGAGCTGCAGCGCCTGCATGTAGATGCTGTCTAGATCAGGCCGCTCCTCGCGATCCACCTTGATGGGCAAAAAATGGGCATTGAGGAAGGCGGCGATCTCCGGGTCGGAGAAGGCTTCCCCCTCCATGACGGTGCACCAGTGACAACTGGAGTAGCCGATGGACAGAAAAATCGGCTTGTCCTCGGCCCGGGCTTTCTCCAGGGCCTCCGGGATCCAAGGCCACCAATCCACCGGATTCTCGGCGTGCTTGCGCAGGTAAAGGCTGGAACACGTGGCGAGGCGATTGGCCATAGGTACACCCTCTCACCCTTTTTGCTTCAGGCTAGCGCGTCCTCTTCCCAAGGCGGAGCCAACCCACTGTTGTTCAAGATACACTGACCTACGCCTCCCCTTGCCCCAGGGATCCCTGTTGGTCAGACCTGCTCCTGTTCGGCAGCCGGGATCAAAAAATCCAGCGGACGCCCGTGCAAAACCAGCGTGGTGCTGGGGTTTTCCACAAAGCCAATGCGCTCGTAAAAGCCGCGCTGATGGGTGGTAAACAGGTAGATGCGCTCCACCGACTGCAGGTGGGGATGGCTGATCAGGGTTTCCACCAGCTTGCGCCCGATGCCCTGCCGTCGATACTCGTGATCGACCACGATGTCCCAGAGGACGGCCCGGTAAACCCCATCGGAGGTGGCGCGGCCAAAGCCAATCAGGCGCTCCCCGTCCCAGGCGCTGACCACCGGGTGGCTGTGGGCGATGGCCCGCTCCATCTCTTCCCGCCGGCGATTTTGGGCCCAAAAGGCGTTGCGGTTCAACAACACCAGGAGCTGATCCAGATCCAGATCTTGCCGCTCCAGGGAGAAGCGAATGTTGCGGTTGTCCACCGGTTGATGAGAAAAGGTGATGACAGGCTCGAGGGAGGGATCGGACATGAAGCAGACCTTGGGCAACGAAGATTGGCAACGGTTCACTGGGCAGCAGAAAACGGCAGCAAGATCGAGGCTAGCCAGCGGAGGCATTGTCGGCGGCCCGCCCTGCCTGCTCCAAAGCATAGGCTTTGAAGCGCTCCAAGTCCGCTTGAATCGTGCTCTCCACCACTTTGCCCACAAACAGGCCGTCCAAGATTTTGCCGAGGAGCCCCGGGATCTTGTAGGCCACCGACAGCTTGACAATAGTACTGCCCTTGCGATCGTAAAACCGCAGTGCCCCCCGATTGGGAAGCCCCTCCACCGATTGCCAGCCGATGTGCTGATGCTTCACCACCGTATGGGTGCGGGAGATCCAACTGAAGGTGAGGCCGCGCGTATCCAGTGTCCACCGCGACAGCTCCTGATCCAGCAGCTCCACCGAGCGGATCCACTTCATCCAGCGCGGCATGAGGGCGAGGTTGGCCCACAGCTCCCACACCTGCTCGATAGGAACCGGGACCTCCACCTGACAGGTGTGCTCTAACCAATCCGACTCTGACATAGGGCCTCCCACACGACATCCGGCAGAGATGAGGGAGCATCCTACGGCTTGACCACAAAGCCTCTAGGAGGGATCCCTGCCTTTACAAAATTTTATATCGACCTAAGATAACAATATCAGCTCAGCCGAGTTTGGGGCTTTGCGCTTTGGAGCAGCTCCAACCTCTCTCCAGGCAAGTTGCAGCTGATGCCCATGAGAGAGATGCAGAAGGCAGGTATCATGGTTGCCATCTGCAAGCTCCACTTGCATCGGCTCGGTGCGTCCACTTGTTTGACTCGACGGAACGATCTCACCATGATTTCCCAGTGGAAGCAGCATCTCAAGAACTACTTCGTGGCGGGGTTGCTGGTGGTGATCCCGTTGGCAACCACCATTTGGCTGACGGTGGAAGTGGCCACCTGGAGCATTGGCTTTTTGACCAGCATTCCCAAGCAGTTTAATCCCATCCAGGGGCTGCACCCGATTTTGATCAACCTCATCGATCTGGCGGTGGGCTTGCTGACGCCAATCCTGCTCATTTTGTTGATTGGCTTCATGGCCCGCAACATTGTTGGCCAGTGGCTGCTCAACCTAAGCGAGCAGTTGCTCCACGCCATCCCGATAGCGGGGCTGGTCTACAAAACCCTGAAGCAATTGGTTAGCGTTTTGTTTGCCCCCAACAACCAGCGCTTTCGACGGGTGGTGCTGGTGGAATATCCTCGGCCTGGGGTTTGGGCGTTAGCTTTTGTAACGGGCGTCATTCAAACTCCCATTCGACCGGATGGGCCGCAGCGCTCCCTCAGCCTGTTCGTGCCCACCACGCCCAACCCAACCACCGGCTGGTACGCCATCGTGCCGGAAGACCAGGTGGTGGAGGTGTTCATGCCGGTGGAGGATGCTTTTAAGATGCTCATCTCCGGCGGGATCGTGACCCCCGAGACCTTTGAGGCGGGTCTCAAACGGCGCGAAGGGGCTCTGGCGGTAACCATGCCCAGCCTGCGGGAGTTGGTGGAGCAGGAGCGGGCGGCAGCATCCACTAGGGCCGACTCAACGGCTGCCGAGGTGGGCTTTGAGGCTTCCTAGTTGGCCGCTTCCTCTGCTGGCAGGCCGGGCTGCCAGAGCTGGTATTCTTTGGCCTGCTCCAGGCGCACGTAGAAGGGCTGCATCTGCCGATCCAAGGCTTCCGCCTGCTCCGGGGGGAAAGCTTTCCAGGCGGCGCGGCTGGCCCAGCGGAGGATGAGGTGGACAAGTTCGCGATCCTCTACATCCAGCCAGACTTCTTTGCCCAAAAAGCCCGGCTGTTGGCGCAGGGCTGGCCCCCAAACCTGCTCGTCTTGTAGGATAAAGGCCCTCTGGCCACCGGGAGGAACGCGGAAGCAGAGGTGCTCGATGGCGATGGGCTGGTCTGACATTGGCAAAGGTTGGCTCTTGGCTGGCTAGGAGGCGGACGAAGGGTTGATCAGCCGCTGCAGGGTGGGAATGAAGTCGGGGTAGGAGATGCGGGCACAGTCGGCCCCTCGAAGGGTGGTGGATCCCTGGGCGGCCAGGGCAGCTACCATCAAGCTCATGGCGATGCGGTGGTCGGCGTGGCTATCCACCTCGGCCCCCTGCAGAGGGATCCCCCCTTTGATTTCCAGGCCGTCGGGATATTCGGTGACCTGGGCCCCCATCCGGCTGAGTTCCTGGGCGATGGCCGCCAAACGGTCGCTCTCTTTAACCCGCAATTCCGCCGCATCGCGAATGACCGTAGTCCCCTCGGCAAAGGCTGCCGCCACCGCCAAAACCGGGATCTCATCGATGAGGGTGGGAATGAGATCGCCGGCAATGCTGCAACCCCGCAAACGGGCCGAGCGCACGCGCAGATCCCCCAGAGGCTCGCCGGCCACCTCCCGCCGCTTCTCAACCTGAATATCGGCCCCCATCTCCTGCAACACCTGCAGCACACCGGTGCGCGTGGGGTTGAGACCCACATCCTGTAGCAGCAATTCGCTCTCGGGCACAATCGAGGCGGCCACCAGCCAGAAGGCTGCCGAGCTGATGTCCCCTGGCACCTGCACCGTCTGGCCCACTAGGCGGGATCCCCCCACCACCGCCACGGTTTTTGCCGCCACATCGACAGAGATCTCGGCGCCAAAGGCCCGCAACATCCGCTCCGAGTGGTCGCGGGAAAGGGCCGGCTCTGTAACCTGAGTAGTGCCTTCTGCCAACAGGCCCGCCAGCAGCAGGCAGGACTTTACCTGGGCCGAGGCCACGGGCGAGTGGTAGTGGATCCCCTTTAGGGATCCCCCCTGCACAGCCAGAGGTGCCAGGTTGCCCCCGGCCCGTCCCCAGATGTTGGCCCCCATCTGCCGCAGCGGCTCCACCACCCGTCCCATGGGCCGCGAGCGCAGGGAGCGATCCCCAGTGACAGCAAAAAAGCGACCCGCCTGGCCAGCCAGGATCCCCAACATCAGGCGCAGGGTGGTGCCGGAATTGCCGGCATCCAACACCTCTGCCGGCTCCTGCAGGCGATCCAAGCCCACCCCCTGGATGCGGACGCACTCGCTGTTGAGCTCTGGGATATCGGCCCCCAGGGCCCGAAAACAGGCTGCCGTACTGCGGGGATCCTCCCCCAACGACAGGCCGTGAATGACGGTTTCCCCTTCCGCCAGGGATCCCAGCATCAGGGCGCGGTGGGAGATGGACTTATCGCCTGGAATGCTCACTTGACCGCGCAGGCCGCGGGCGGGCGAGAGCGTCAGGATGTCGGCAGAAGAAGCGGTGGTCAGCACAGCAGCCGTAACACCAAACTAAAGAACAGACAAAGGCAAGAGCAGTCTTAATCATACGTTAGGCTGGAACCTGCCCTGCTCTTGCCGGCGGTCGGCCTTGCACCCAGATGATCCTGAACCACTGGAAGACAGCCCGTCTTTTGACGGCAGCCGACCCTATCCTCGAGGATGAGCTTAACAACATGGATTCCTCGGTCGGGGCCTGGCCTCGGCCTTTTTTTTGCAAGCCCTTACGTTGTGAATGCTAGCGTTTGATGGTACTAGAGTTGTCTACCGATCCTGCAATAGGTAAAGCTAGGAGCGGGGAAAGAATCAAAGCCACCCCCTGCGCCTATGGACTTGGCAAGAGCTGAGCTTGGGGAAATGCTTCTGTACCACCACGAGTCCGTTTTGACGGAGGCAGTGGTGGCCTACCTGCAACCCCAGCAGGGCGGCGCGTTTTTGGACGTGACGTTGGGAGGCGGTGGGCACAGCTTGGCGCTGCTGCAGAGGGGAGCGGAT
This window harbors:
- a CDS encoding SRPBCC family protein; amino-acid sequence: MSESDWLEHTCQVEVPVPIEQVWELWANLALMPRWMKWIRSVELLDQELSRWTLDTRGLTFSWISRTHTVVKHQHIGWQSVEGLPNRGALRFYDRKGSTIVKLSVAYKIPGLLGKILDGLFVGKVVESTIQADLERFKAYALEQAGRAADNASAG
- a CDS encoding TIGR03792 family protein, whose protein sequence is MSDQPIAIEHLCFRVPPGGQRAFILQDEQVWGPALRQQPGFLGKEVWLDVEDRELVHLILRWASRAAWKAFPPEQAEALDRQMQPFYVRLEQAKEYQLWQPGLPAEEAAN
- a CDS encoding DUF502 domain-containing protein, translating into MISQWKQHLKNYFVAGLLVVIPLATTIWLTVEVATWSIGFLTSIPKQFNPIQGLHPILINLIDLAVGLLTPILLILLIGFMARNIVGQWLLNLSEQLLHAIPIAGLVYKTLKQLVSVLFAPNNQRFRRVVLVEYPRPGVWALAFVTGVIQTPIRPDGPQRSLSLFVPTTPNPTTGWYAIVPEDQVVEVFMPVEDAFKMLISGGIVTPETFEAGLKRREGALAVTMPSLRELVEQERAAASTRADSTAAEVGFEAS
- the aroA gene encoding 3-phosphoshikimate 1-carboxyvinyltransferase, encoding MLTTASSADILTLSPARGLRGQVSIPGDKSISHRALMLGSLAEGETVIHGLSLGEDPRSTAACFRALGADIPELNSECVRIQGVGLDRLQEPAEVLDAGNSGTTLRLMLGILAGQAGRFFAVTGDRSLRSRPMGRVVEPLRQMGANIWGRAGGNLAPLAVQGGSLKGIHYHSPVASAQVKSCLLLAGLLAEGTTQVTEPALSRDHSERMLRAFGAEISVDVAAKTVAVVGGSRLVGQTVQVPGDISSAAFWLVAASIVPESELLLQDVGLNPTRTGVLQVLQEMGADIQVEKRREVAGEPLGDLRVRSARLRGCSIAGDLIPTLIDEIPVLAVAAAFAEGTTVIRDAAELRVKESDRLAAIAQELSRMGAQVTEYPDGLEIKGGIPLQGAEVDSHADHRIAMSLMVAALAAQGSTTLRGADCARISYPDFIPTLQRLINPSSAS
- a CDS encoding GNAT family N-acetyltransferase, producing the protein MSDPSLEPVITFSHQPVDNRNIRFSLERQDLDLDQLLVLLNRNAFWAQNRRREEMERAIAHSHPVVSAWDGERLIGFGRATSDGVYRAVLWDIVVDHEYRRQGIGRKLVETLISHPHLQSVERIYLFTTHQRGFYERIGFVENPSTTLVLHGRPLDFLIPAAEQEQV